Proteins co-encoded in one Halorussus lipolyticus genomic window:
- a CDS encoding GNAT family N-acetyltransferase yields the protein MEYAVLGWPDEDPKLRLDYREFSYAGKFVMSNTGKAVVRDHERGVSDEDGALGADGTDRHGADTPEERDWIRDSRIVAAVAFNEDRTDSATAWLRYVTVRDDRRGAGLGARLTRFATARLRERGYERVKIAVNNPFAYHALYKAGFGYTAEETGIAELVLARPGDRSPDRYREGLAAYREREGLSQAEREFLSAKAGADPPDVVPVPE from the coding sequence ATGGAGTACGCGGTGCTGGGGTGGCCCGACGAGGACCCGAAACTCCGTCTTGACTACCGCGAGTTCAGTTACGCCGGGAAGTTCGTGATGTCGAACACCGGCAAGGCCGTGGTGCGCGACCACGAAAGAGGCGTCAGTGACGAAGATGGCGCTCTCGGGGCAGACGGGACCGACCGCCACGGCGCGGACACCCCCGAGGAGCGCGACTGGATACGAGACTCCCGAATCGTCGCCGCCGTCGCGTTCAACGAGGACCGGACCGACTCGGCGACGGCGTGGCTACGGTACGTCACCGTCCGCGACGACCGCCGCGGGGCGGGCCTCGGCGCGCGCCTCACGCGGTTCGCCACTGCCAGACTCCGCGAGCGAGGGTACGAGCGGGTCAAAATCGCGGTCAACAACCCCTTCGCCTACCACGCCCTCTACAAGGCCGGATTCGGCTACACCGCCGAGGAGACCGGCATCGCGGAGTTGGTACTCGCCCGACCCGGCGACCGCTCGCCCGACCGCTACCGCGAAGGACTGGCCGCCTACCGGGAGCGCGAAGGCCTCTCGCAGGCCGAACGCGAGTTCCTGTCGGCGAAGGCCGGTGCGGACCCGCCGGACGTGGTTCCGGTCCCCGAGTAG
- a CDS encoding cold-shock protein, translating to MVKGTVVFFHDQKGYGFIKPEDADDDEDVFFHMEDVEGPDLEEDQAVEFEIEESDKGPRATNVTRL from the coding sequence ATGGTCAAAGGCACAGTCGTGTTCTTCCACGACCAGAAGGGATACGGCTTCATCAAACCCGAGGACGCCGACGACGACGAAGACGTGTTCTTCCACATGGAGGACGTGGAAGGGCCGGACCTCGAAGAAGACCAAGCAGTCGAGTTCGAAATCGAGGAGTCCGACAAGGGGCCGCGGGCCACCAACGTCACGCGACTCTAA
- a CDS encoding FAD-dependent oxidoreductase, with protein MSDRDSLPGRDASLWLDTTERTDYPPLDGDRMVDTAVVGGGIAGVTAALHAAEAGQSVAVLESDRIVEGVTGKTTAKVTAQHGLIYADLLDKHGRDAARQYGKANSAAIEEIADRVERHDIDCNFERLPAYTYAGDEDQRGAVSREATVAEGLDLPAEFEPDPPFPGETPGAVEFEEQAQFHPRKYLLALADQILEADGEAEIFEQTKVTAVDDRDGGDHCRVETEHSVVTAESVLLTTHFPIEDPGFYFARQYPKRSYVLAVELADEPPRGMFYRDKSPYFSARPHPSAEGPMMLVGGQNHKTGQGGSTADRYRKLERQARDHFDVESVEYRWSTQDYVSVDRMPYVGELGPTTEGVYVATGFGGWGMTNGTAAGRMLAEFARGEDPRWADAFDPTRIDPEAGGKNLVTENLNVGKEFTKDWAEALLGGKDADIAPGEGQVVRRGGKPLAAARDDEGDLHVSSAVCPHLDCIVHWNDGEQSWDCPCHGSRFSIDGEVLEGPAVEDLPKRGE; from the coding sequence ATGAGTGACCGAGATTCGCTACCGGGACGGGACGCATCGCTATGGCTGGACACGACCGAGCGGACCGACTATCCACCGCTCGACGGTGACCGAATGGTCGATACCGCGGTGGTCGGCGGCGGAATCGCTGGCGTGACGGCCGCGCTCCACGCCGCCGAGGCCGGGCAATCTGTCGCGGTCCTCGAATCCGACCGCATCGTCGAGGGCGTGACTGGCAAGACGACCGCGAAAGTCACCGCACAGCACGGGTTGATTTACGCCGACCTCCTCGACAAGCACGGCCGGGACGCCGCCCGCCAGTACGGCAAGGCCAACTCGGCGGCCATCGAAGAAATCGCCGACAGGGTGGAACGCCACGACATCGACTGTAACTTCGAGCGCCTGCCGGCCTACACCTACGCTGGGGACGAGGACCAACGCGGCGCGGTCAGCAGAGAGGCCACCGTCGCCGAAGGCTTGGACCTCCCCGCCGAGTTCGAACCGGACCCGCCCTTCCCCGGCGAGACGCCCGGCGCGGTCGAGTTCGAGGAGCAGGCCCAGTTCCACCCTCGCAAGTACCTCCTCGCGCTCGCCGACCAAATTCTCGAGGCCGACGGCGAGGCCGAAATCTTCGAGCAGACCAAAGTCACCGCGGTAGACGACCGGGACGGCGGCGACCACTGTCGTGTCGAGACCGAACACAGCGTCGTCACCGCGGAATCGGTCCTGCTGACGACCCACTTCCCCATCGAGGACCCCGGTTTTTACTTCGCGCGCCAGTACCCAAAGCGGTCCTACGTGCTGGCGGTCGAACTCGCCGACGAGCCTCCTCGTGGCATGTTCTACCGGGATAAATCGCCCTACTTCTCGGCCCGCCCGCACCCGAGCGCCGAGGGGCCGATGATGCTGGTCGGCGGCCAGAACCACAAGACCGGGCAGGGCGGTTCGACCGCCGACAGGTACCGGAAACTCGAACGACAGGCCCGCGACCACTTCGACGTGGAGTCGGTCGAGTACCGGTGGTCCACGCAGGATTACGTCTCGGTGGACCGGATGCCCTACGTCGGCGAACTCGGTCCGACCACCGAGGGCGTCTACGTCGCCACGGGATTCGGCGGATGGGGCATGACCAACGGGACCGCCGCGGGCCGGATGCTCGCCGAATTCGCCCGAGGAGAGGACCCCCGGTGGGCCGACGCCTTCGACCCGACCCGCATCGACCCGGAGGCTGGCGGCAAAAATCTCGTCACCGAGAATCTCAACGTCGGCAAGGAGTTCACGAAGGACTGGGCCGAGGCCCTGCTCGGCGGGAAGGACGCCGACATCGCCCCCGGCGAGGGACAAGTCGTGCGCAGAGGCGGCAAGCCCCTCGCCGCGGCCCGCGACGACGAGGGCGACCTGCACGTCTCGTCGGCGGTCTGCCCCCATCTGGACTGCATCGTCCACTGGAACGACGGCGAGCAGTCGTGGGACTGCCCCTGTCATGGCTCTCGGTTCTCGATAGACGGAGAAGTCTTGGAGGGGCCTGCGGTCGAGGACCTGCCGAAACGCGGCGAGTGA
- the fen gene encoding flap endonuclease-1: MGNTDMRQLAALEEVPFDELEGDTVAVDAHNWLYKYLTTTVKWTTDEAYTTEDGTEVANLIGVVQGLPKFFENDLTPVFVFDGAVTDHKEAEIEQRREERAKREEKLEEAREEGDAVEIARLEAHTQRLTDTIQRTTRELFDRLDVPYIEAPAEGEAQAAHMNRTGAVDYCGTEDYDSLLLGAPLTLRQLTSKGNPELMDFEATLEKHDVTWEQLVDIGILCGTDFNEGVSGIGPKTALKGVTEHGDIWGVLEDRGASIDKDVDVIRELFLNPTVTDDYAFDAEMDPDLDSAREYVVGEWGVHEDEVSRGFERIEESVVQTGLDNWT, from the coding sequence ATGGGAAACACCGATATGCGGCAACTCGCGGCCCTCGAGGAGGTCCCCTTCGACGAACTCGAAGGCGACACCGTGGCCGTGGACGCCCACAACTGGCTCTACAAGTACCTCACGACCACGGTCAAGTGGACCACGGACGAGGCCTACACCACCGAGGACGGCACCGAAGTCGCCAACCTCATCGGCGTCGTGCAGGGCCTGCCCAAGTTCTTCGAGAACGACCTGACGCCCGTATTCGTCTTCGACGGCGCGGTCACCGACCACAAGGAGGCCGAAATCGAACAGCGCAGAGAGGAGCGCGCCAAGCGCGAGGAGAAACTGGAGGAGGCCCGAGAGGAAGGCGACGCCGTGGAAATCGCGCGACTGGAGGCTCACACCCAACGCCTGACCGACACGATTCAGCGGACCACCCGCGAGTTGTTCGACCGACTCGACGTGCCCTACATCGAGGCCCCCGCGGAGGGCGAGGCACAGGCCGCCCACATGAACCGGACCGGCGCGGTCGATTACTGCGGGACCGAGGACTACGACTCGCTTCTCCTCGGGGCACCCCTCACACTGCGCCAACTCACGAGCAAAGGAAACCCCGAACTGATGGACTTCGAGGCCACCCTCGAAAAGCACGACGTGACGTGGGAGCAGTTGGTGGACATCGGCATCCTCTGCGGCACGGACTTCAACGAGGGCGTGTCGGGAATCGGCCCCAAGACCGCCCTGAAGGGCGTCACAGAACACGGCGACATCTGGGGCGTGCTGGAGGACCGCGGCGCGAGCATCGACAAGGACGTGGACGTGATTCGGGAACTGTTCTTGAACCCGACCGTCACCGACGACTACGCGTTCGACGCCGAGATGGACCCGGACCTCGACTCTGCGCGGGAGTACGTCGTCGGCGAGTGGGGCGTCCACGAAGACGAGGTGAGTCGAGGCTTCGAGCGCATCGAGGAGTCGGTGGTCCAGACCGGACTCGACAACTGGACCTAA